One Drosophila subpulchrella strain 33 F10 #4 breed RU33 chromosome 2R, RU_Dsub_v1.1 Primary Assembly, whole genome shotgun sequence genomic window, GGTTTTATGGCAACTACGATGCTTTCACTGCACTTCAAAGTAGAGAGTTTTGAATGGGAAATTCAAAATCACAGCATTGCGAAAATAAGCTTAGCTCACAAAGGCACTTAAAGTGGCCAAggttcattaaaatatattcaacGAAATTCACTTGCATATTATCCGAATTAAAATCATGCCATTTGCCAAAAGTATTAAAATATCGAAACCTTTTTAGGTACACTTTGGATTTCAATTAATACTTTATGGTCTTAACTTTCGAGTCCACTCTAATTTGTATACGATGCATTTTTCAGTGAGCGATAACAAATTCCCAGGAAACTTTTAATGCTGCTGCAAGCTTTTGTTTCGACTGCCAGTCAATTTGTGGCATTTGTATAAAATGGACGCAGCTTATGTGAAGTTTGTGATGTGCCAGTGCCTTATAAATCGGGCGGACTGGGGCCTGGCCATCGGTTGCATGAATGTCGTCTACTCCTTTTTCCTGCTCCAGTTCTGGGTGGTGGAGCTCATCAAGTTCCCCGACAGTGAGTGCGGTTATTCCGCCTTCTGCTCCAGAATTAACTCACGAAACCACTAAACCCGCAGATTACCCCGTCAAGTGGGTCTTGTTGTACGGCTTCAACGTCATGTTCAATGTGATCACCATGATGAGAATAGTCAAAAGGGAGAGTTCGGCGGTCTTCTACTGGATGTGCGAGACAGCTGCCCTCTTAATATTCCGAGTACACCACATATACTACCGTCCAGATGAGTTTTGGCTGGCCAAAAGCGAGTTGTACAGAGTGACCAACATTATAATCGATGGTGAGAAAGATAAGCGAaaactaataataaaattaaatatttagataattaaaatatatatattcttgcaGTTTACATTGGACTATCGATGTTGGGCATGTTTTATGTAATATGTGGGCTGCGCTTTGAGCCAGATCGAACGTTTTCCGATGAGGAGATGGTCAATGACTGCAAATTCGATCCAGAGGCAGCCAAAAAAGCTGAACAGACGGATAAGGAGGAAAGCTGTGAAGGGGGAAATGATCGGGATCAGTTGGCCAAACAAAAGGAACTGGAAATGCAGGAACTCAATCGCAAAGCCATTTTAAAACTAGCAGATCTCGAGAAAGGGAGATCCCTATCAATGGTAGAGATAACTTCGCCCTTTGAACCCACTGCCCCCGATGAGGAGAGTCTTCCTTCCGGAATAATCTTTATCCATGAGACAACAGAACCTTCAGCTCCGCCAGAAAGTCAGCTCTGCCTCGATGAGGACTTCTTCTGCGAGATCGATGATATAGGTGCCCCTGGCGATGCACCCAATGATATATCATTCGATGAATAGATAGCCATAAGTTTTACTTTCGCCGGCAGAACTACATAAACAATCTAAATGAaagtaaataacattttcacTTGACCCCCAAAAGTCTGACCGCAACTTTTGGCAACAAAGCCCAAAACGGagaacaacaaacaaacaaatggaGGAAAACTTGACTTAACTTTTCCGAGGGGCTTGGCGGGGGTTCTTGGGCTGGAAAAGGGATTACGATCAAAGCGTTCGATTGAGTGTGTCAATAAATTCCTGCCAGTCGACCGAGTGTAGAACATTTGTCCGGTAGCGGCGATAAATAGTTGCCACACGCTCTTGTCCGAGAGAGATCCCTTTTGGCCGGAAAGTTTCGTGTGAATTTAGTGCGGCTCATTAAGCCGGACAGTGTCAGTCATGTGTGTATGTTTGTGCAGCCCCGGGTGCCGGGGCCAATGGCTTTTGTTCAAACTTCATTAAGCCGGGAGGAAATGGCCCGGCCATTgtcattcccattcccaatcccATTCTTATTCCCATTCTCACTGTCATTGCAGTGGACTCCGTTTAATAATGGCCTGCCGGGCATTTGTCAACGGGATGCTTTAGGACCTAGGCTTTAAATGAGCGCGCTCATTAAGAAAATTAATGTTTGGGATTCATTAAAAGTGTCAAAGTGCGcacattaaaattatataaaacgCCGGGGAGGAGTGACGGCTCTGGTAACGAAGCCGGCGTCTCGACTGTTGTCGATTTTATTAACAAACAAAGCATTAAAGGCGCATAAA contains:
- the LOC119549511 gene encoding uncharacterized protein LOC119549511; this translates as MDAAYVKFVMCQCLINRADWGLAIGCMNVVYSFFLLQFWVVELIKFPDNYPVKWVLLYGFNVMFNVITMMRIVKRESSAVFYWMCETAALLIFRVHHIYYRPDEFWLAKSELYRVTNIIIDVYIGLSMLGMFYVICGLRFEPDRTFSDEEMVNDCKFDPEAAKKAEQTDKEESCEGGNDRDQLAKQKELEMQELNRKAILKLADLEKGRSLSMVEITSPFEPTAPDEESLPSGIIFIHETTEPSAPPESQLCLDEDFFCEIDDIGAPGDAPNDISFDE